From the Eleutherodactylus coqui strain aEleCoq1 chromosome 7, aEleCoq1.hap1, whole genome shotgun sequence genome, one window contains:
- the LOC136573586 gene encoding protein kinase C delta type-like, which yields MVERRVLQLASGSPFLLHGQFAFQTKDLVLLGMEYINCGDFDELLQRKGCLDSPCARFYAAELVCGIQHLHAKGIVHRDLKPDNILVTSAGHLKIADFGLALEDIYGDRTASGYAGTPGFMAPEMLSGEEYNAAIDWYALGIILNIMVTSRSKYHRGRFNASNIEAKNIIKKLLREDPTTRLGVHGDIRAQRFFQHINWDLVEALRMRPPHIPVPSNNIRRGSRPFNLKRMEAAEAHHSAISADHQALFTGFSFVSTNWKTLDSTPAL from the exons ATGGTGGAGCGGCGGGTGCTACAACTTGCATCTGGCAGCCCCTTTCTTCTACATGGACAATTTGCTTTCCAGACAAAG GACCTGGTGCTGCTCGGAATGGAGTACATCAACTGCGGAGACTTCGATGAACTTCTACAGCGGAAGGGGTGTCTCGACAGCCCCTGTGCACG tttctacgcagcggaacttgtatgcggtatccaacacctgcatgcgaagggcatcgtccaccg AGATCTCAAGCCGGATAACATCCTGGTGACTTCAGCGGGCCATCTAAAGATCGCCGACTTCGGGTTGGCCCTCGAGGACATCTATGGAGACCGCACAGCCTCCGGATATGCTGGAACACCGGGCTTCATGGCTCctgagatgctgagcggggaggagtacaatgctgccatcgacTGGTATGCCTTAGGTATCATTCTTAATATCATGGTTACCAGCAGGTCCAAGTACCATCGAGGACGATTTAATGCCTCCAACATCGAGGCGAAGAACATCATCAAAAAG ctCCTCCGGGAAGATCCTACGACGCGCTTAGGGGTCCACGGTGACATCAGAGCCCAGAGGTTTTTCCAGCATATCAATTGGGACTTGGTAGAAGCCCTGCGGATGCGACCACCACACATCCCTGTACCA TCAAACAACATCCGGCGCGGCTCCCGACCATTTAATCTCAAGAGGATGGAGGCAGCAGAAGCCCACCACTCGGCCATATCGGCAGAccaccaggccttattcacagggttttcatttgtcagcactaactggaaaaccctggaCAGCACACCGGCTCTTTAA